A window from Aerococcus sp. Group 1 encodes these proteins:
- a CDS encoding CvfD/Ygs/GSP13 family RNA-binding post-transcriptional regulator, with protein sequence MGGSETYRIGDILNGTVTGIQSYGLFIKLNPHCHGLVHISEVDHGFVTNLEERFSIGDQVKVKIIDIDEYTKKISLSIRALKATNTPNFPARIKKPKRRHTPQIGFKTIHKKMPEWIENSLADIQSGKIKDYRLEE encoded by the coding sequence ATGGGAGGTTCAGAAACATATCGGATTGGCGATATCCTTAATGGAACCGTAACTGGGATCCAATCCTATGGTTTATTTATTAAATTAAACCCGCATTGCCATGGCTTGGTACATATTTCTGAGGTTGACCATGGTTTTGTCACCAACTTAGAAGAACGTTTTTCAATTGGTGACCAGGTTAAAGTAAAAATCATTGATATCGATGAGTACACCAAGAAAATTAGTCTATCAATTCGAGCCCTTAAAGCGACTAATACCCCAAATTTTCCAGCGCGGATAAAGAAACCCAAGCGGCGTCATACACCACAAATAGGTTTTAAAACAATCCATAAAAAAATGCCTGAGTGGATTGAAAATTCATTAGCAGATATTCAATCAGGTAAGATTAAAGATTATCGATTGGAGGAATAA
- a CDS encoding divergent PAP2 family protein, producing the protein MKNFPLTATIVAIIFTQIIKYPIAYLFMGKKETKLSIIHTTGGMPSSHTAAVTALITSLILQEGFLSPYVAIATAYGLIVMFDAMGVRRQSGEQGILIRELLAILREHYVSEEDGQINEKLDQIDDQNMVIDDYLGHKPSEVFGGFVAGVGVAFFIRFIFFILIG; encoded by the coding sequence GTGAAAAATTTCCCCTTAACTGCCACGATTGTAGCAATTATTTTCACCCAAATAATCAAATACCCGATTGCCTATCTTTTTATGGGAAAAAAGGAAACCAAACTTTCTATTATCCATACGACCGGCGGCATGCCCAGTTCACATACCGCTGCGGTAACCGCCTTAATCACTTCCCTCATCCTTCAAGAAGGCTTTTTGTCTCCCTACGTTGCCATAGCAACGGCCTATGGGCTAATCGTTATGTTCGACGCCATGGGGGTAAGAAGACAAAGTGGTGAACAAGGCATTCTGATTAGAGAGTTATTGGCCATTTTACGTGAACACTATGTTAGTGAAGAGGATGGTCAAATCAATGAGAAGTTAGATCAGATTGATGACCAAAATATGGTTATCGATGATTATCTTGGGCATAAACCTTCGGAAGTCTTTGGGGGCTTTGTCGCTGGGGTCGGTGTTGCCTTTTTTATTCGCTTTATCTTTTTTATTTTGATTGGATGA
- a CDS encoding peptidylprolyl isomerase — MNYLQLESNDHNPTATIKTTLGDITLTLYPELAPKTVKNFIELSQSGYYDGVIFHRVIPNFMIQGGDPTGTGRGGESIYGRAFEDEFSNQVFNFNGALSMANAGPNTNGSQFFIVSAQEVPQAMLDQMKALSWPEEVIENYAKKGGTPWLDHKHTVFGQVIDGMDVVYQIEAVDRDSNDKPLEDVSIVTIDIEGLDQ, encoded by the coding sequence ATGAACTATCTACAACTGGAAAGCAATGATCATAATCCTACCGCAACGATTAAAACCACTTTAGGGGACATTACTCTTACTCTATATCCTGAGCTGGCACCTAAAACAGTTAAAAACTTTATTGAATTGAGCCAATCTGGTTATTATGACGGGGTTATTTTTCACCGGGTCATTCCCAATTTTATGATTCAGGGTGGCGACCCTACCGGAACGGGTAGAGGGGGAGAAAGTATCTACGGAAGGGCATTTGAAGATGAATTTTCTAACCAAGTCTTTAACTTTAACGGTGCTCTCTCCATGGCTAATGCTGGACCAAATACCAATGGCTCGCAATTCTTTATTGTCTCTGCCCAAGAAGTACCCCAAGCCATGTTAGACCAGATGAAGGCACTATCCTGGCCTGAAGAAGTTATTGAGAATTATGCTAAAAAGGGAGGAACCCCTTGGCTAGATCACAAACATACGGTGTTTGGTCAAGTAATCGATGGGATGGATGTCGTCTATCAAATTGAAGCAGTAGACAGAGATAGCAACGATAAACCCTTGGAAGATGTATCAATTGTTACAATTGATATTGAAGGCCTTGATCAGTAA
- a CDS encoding NAD(P)/FAD-dependent oxidoreductase has translation MTEKNIKDLTIIGAGPSGLFAAFYAGMRQLSVQIIDSLAQVGGQPHALYPDKAIFDIGALPQITGKELSQALMEQVKPFTSTTSFHFNHDITEINDEGDYFSLKSQKACFYSRAVLIAAGGGAFRPRSANIKNEAEFEGDKLFYTVNHAQDFQGQAVAILGGGDTALDNALLVSQYAKKLYLIHRRNRFRGHEFSQAQLKTKSNVEIITPYQAKAIHALEGSQQVELLLAKSRSQESRRLQLDSIISSYGFQANISVFKSWPIESLGQRIPVNEHMQTSLAGVYAIGDICTYTGKTQLIASGFGEAPTAINAITYYLYPEEKLVPLHSTTYFKK, from the coding sequence ATGACAGAAAAAAACATCAAAGATTTAACTATTATTGGCGCTGGACCCAGTGGTTTATTCGCCGCCTTTTATGCAGGAATGCGTCAGCTTTCTGTACAAATTATTGATAGTCTTGCTCAAGTTGGCGGACAGCCCCACGCCTTGTATCCTGACAAGGCGATTTTTGATATTGGGGCCCTTCCGCAAATTACTGGTAAGGAACTCAGTCAAGCCCTGATGGAACAAGTGAAGCCCTTTACTTCGACCACTAGCTTTCACTTTAACCATGACATCACTGAAATCAATGATGAAGGGGATTATTTTTCCTTAAAAAGTCAAAAGGCTTGCTTTTATAGCCGAGCCGTCCTAATTGCCGCTGGGGGCGGCGCTTTTAGACCACGTTCGGCAAATATTAAAAATGAAGCTGAATTTGAAGGAGACAAGTTATTTTATACCGTTAATCATGCTCAAGATTTTCAGGGTCAAGCAGTTGCTATTTTAGGGGGAGGCGATACCGCTTTAGATAACGCTCTATTGGTCAGCCAGTATGCCAAGAAGCTTTATCTGATCCACCGCCGAAATAGATTCCGTGGTCATGAATTTAGCCAAGCGCAACTGAAGACTAAAAGCAATGTTGAAATCATCACTCCCTATCAAGCTAAGGCCATTCATGCTCTCGAAGGGTCCCAGCAGGTAGAACTCTTATTGGCCAAAAGCCGCAGTCAGGAAAGCAGGCGCCTCCAGCTAGACAGTATTATTTCTTCTTATGGTTTTCAGGCAAATATTAGTGTCTTTAAGTCATGGCCTATCGAGTCTCTCGGCCAACGTATTCCTGTTAATGAACACATGCAAACGAGTCTGGCAGGGGTCTACGCCATCGGTGATATTTGTACTTATACAGGTAAAACCCAGTTAATCGCTAGCGGCTTTGGTGAGGCACCAACAGCCATTA